One genomic window of Fusarium keratoplasticum isolate Fu6.1 chromosome 3, whole genome shotgun sequence includes the following:
- a CDS encoding DAO domain-containing protein, giving the protein MDNARATRWLQTPMGRTIVAQIEADPGLPQSSSTISSWQVPFHPDVGRIQSEALPQFSDYVVIGSGVAGCGVVKSLLENSSPAQSSVTVLEARGLCSGATGRNGGQLVKPYPSRFVQLAQDFGIEVAVKVFRLANHTLEEMHKLAGSYDDQLRKDAAARRVTKMVAFMDQGSWIQGQKDAKFYEEHMPEERGLFKFLTKEQMEKEWNVKGAYGGLSFPSGVCWPYRLITGVFKRLQDQFPSRLNIETNTPVTTILYDDKADSKYHYIITTPRGIVKAAHVIHCTNGHTGHLLPRLRGKIFPMREAMSAQHVGDKMPDMSDQMSWTFLEEPKFDPKTGMIRIGWVYGLQNRNNGGFWIGGEDRRPEEMIASDDSVISIQGKVDLETKLTQVFNHNWVPKQPRIQGIWTGIMASTGDTLPFLGNLPASVTGRPGKGEWIAGGWNQYGMTNGLTCGEALGRMVLGLEIPEIIPREYLITEERLRNKKFATEASALDYLQWTAVGAAIEKEDASPVSRL; this is encoded by the exons ATGGACAACGCCAGGGCCACCCGATGGCTGCAGACCCCCATGGGCCGTACCATCGTCGCCCAGATTGAGGCGGATCCGGGTCTTCCGCAGTCCAGCAGCACCATCTCGTCATGGCAAGTCCCCTTTCACCCCGACGTCGGACGCATCCAATCCGAGGCCCTACCCCAGTTTTCCGACTACGTTGTTATCGGCTCAGGAGTTGCTGGGTGCGGCGTCGTCAAATCTCTGCTGGAGAACTCATCCCCAGCCCAATCCTCAGTCACGGTTCTCGAGGCTCGTGGCCTCTGCAGCGGTGCTACCGGCCGCAACGGAGGTCAGCTAGTCAAGCCCTACCCCAGCCGCTTTGTGCAGCTTGCCCAGGACTTTGGGATCGAGGTTGCTGTGAAGGTTTTCAGGCTGGCCAACCACACCCTGGAGGAGATGCATAAGCTCGCCGGCTCGTACGATGACCAGCTTCGTAAGGATGCCGCCGCCCGGAGGGTGACCAAGATGGTCGCATTCATGGACCAAGGGTCCTGGATCCAGGGCCAGAAGGATGCAAAGTTCTATGAAGAGCACATGCCGGAGGAGAGAGGGctgttcaagttcttgaCCAAGGAGCAGATGGAAAAG GAATGGAACGTCAAGGGCGCGTATGGCGGACTCTCATTCCCATCTGGCGTATGCTGGCCCTACCGCCTTATCACCGGCGTCTTTAAGCGCCTCCAGGACCAGTTCCCCAGTCGACTAAACATCGAGACCAACACTCCAGTTACCACCATTCTCTACGATGACAAGGCAGATTCCAAGTACCATTACATCATCACAACTCCGAGGGGCATTGTGAAGGCAGCCCACGTTATCCATTGCACCAACGGACACACTGGACATCTGCTGCCTCGTCTGCGAGGGAAGATCTTCCCAATGCGGGAGGCCATGTCGGCGCAGCATGTTGGAGACAAGATGCCCGACATGAGCGACCAGATGTCTTGGACATTCCTGGAGGAGCCCAAGTTCGATCCCAAGACGGGAATGATAAGGATTGGCTGGGTTTATGGTCTGCAGAACAGGAACAACGGTGGATTCTGGATCGGCGGCGAAGACCGTCGCCCAGAGGAGATGATCGCATCTGACGACTCAGTCATCAGCATACAAGGCAAGGTTGATCTTGAGACCAAGCTGACGCAGGTCTTCAACCACAACTGGGTCCCCAAACAGCCTCGAATCCAGGGCATCTGGACCGGCATCATGGCTTCCACTGGCGAtaccttgcccttcttgggcAACCTCCCCGCCAGCGTTACAGGACGACCAGGCAAAGGAGAATGGATCGCTGGCGGGTGGAACCAGTATGGCATGACGAATGGATTGACTTGCGGCGAAGCCTTGGGGAGGATGGTGCTTGGATTGGAGATTCCCGAGATCATTCCGCGGGAGTACTTGATTACCGAGGAAAGACTGCGCAACAAGAAGTTTGCGACAGAGGCGTCAGCACTTGATTATCTTCAGTGGACAGCGGTTGGGGCTGCgattgagaaggaggatgcGTCACCCGTTAGCCGTCTATAA
- a CDS encoding C2H2-type domain-containing protein: MHESIARHVTRCLGLFANAVDASETSTLNLSVTFDRGVRDEQSRFKVWSGNIGAHRTGSSSLDHRLRDSSNIRNQVINLLRDLNGLLEDAIAILTGEESSWDQIGSDGGVFLNQDAEDSGSVDTELEQISADFADVVNCLMRLSVAIRHPAPHDRFVASHAIDTSHYERFDIEHVYSKFKSIDPGLAERLGKAISRRRHFFKYREAHRMKLSHGLDYQYLGDAETIASSLPEHLKDKLGASQVFRLPVLEDSCSDAGLSQTSYATSTADVEQRRVPSLPTEASKGPFECPFCYMMISVTDRPSWK, encoded by the coding sequence ATGCACGAGAGCATCGCCCGTCACGTCACACgctgtcttggcctctttgCTAACGCCGTCGACGCCTCCGAAACAAGCACCCTCAATTTATCGGTAACTTTTGACCGAGGCGTCAGAGATGAGCAGTCAAGGTTCAAAGTATGGTCTGGTAATATCGGGGCTCATCGCACAGGATCGAGCTCGCTCGATCACCGCCTCCGAGACTCTTCGAATATCCGAAACCAAGTCATAAACCTCCTTCGCGACCTAAACGGACTCCTCGAAGACGCCATTGCCATTCTCACTGGGGAGGAATCGTCTTGGGACCAGATCGGCAGTGACGGAGGTGTTTTCTTGAAtcaagatgccgaggacAGCGGCTCAGTCGATACAGAGCTCGAGCAGATTTCTGCCGACTTCGCCGACGTCGTCAACTGTCTTATGCGCCTGAGCGTGGCCATCCGACATCCCGCGCCTCACGATCGCTTCGTCGCATCACATGCGATAGACACATCGCACTATGAGCGATTCGACATTGAGCATGTCTATTCAAAGTTCAAATCAATTGACCCAGGACTTGCAGAAAGATTGGGCAAGGCCATAAGTCGACGCCGCCACTTCTTCAAGTACAGAGAGGCTCATCGCATGAAGCTCTCACACGGTCTTGACTATCAGTACCTCGGAGATGCAGAGACAATTGCATCATCGCTACCGGAGCACCTCAAGGATAAACTTGGCGCGAGCCAAGTTTTTCGGTTGCCTGTTCTTGAAGACAGCTGCTCCGATGCTGGACTCTCCCAGACGTCGTATGCAACATCTACGGCGGATGTCGAGCAACGCCGCGTCCCATCACTACCTACAGAAGCCTCCAAAGGTCCATTTGAGTGTCCTTTCTGCTACATGATGATTTCCGTGACAGATAGGCCTTCCTGGAAGTAA